In Carya illinoinensis cultivar Pawnee chromosome 10, C.illinoinensisPawnee_v1, whole genome shotgun sequence, one DNA window encodes the following:
- the LOC122279902 gene encoding thylakoid membrane protein TERC, chloroplastic isoform X7, translating to MGLASVVHPGMPCVSPPSNCSRLQLTHHHIFSLRTVGHGRRAEYFPIACSRGTEQEDHFSPSGEFYCSRGTEQEDHFSTSERKRIGSQSYDEIFNADPDNTPDAINNLEKSQGHETYASSVRNVSFWVCAAVAFGIGLGFKDGLGKASEFFAGYILEQSLSVDNLFVFVLIFKYFKVPFMYQNRVLSYGIAGAVVFRLTLILLGAATLQRFEAVNLLLAAILLFSSFKLFSSEEGDTDLSDNFVVKTCQRFIPVTTNYDSDRFITVQNDVWKATPLLLTVAVIELSDIAFAVDSIPAVFGVTRDPFIVFSSNLFAILGLRSLYTLISEGMSDLEYLQGFLT from the exons ATGGGATTAGCTTCGGTTGTCCACCCGGGCATGCCATGTGTTTCGCCGCCTTCCAATTGCTCTCGGCTTCAACTTACTCACCACCATATCTTCAGTTTGCGCACAg TTGGTCATGGTCGTCGAGCTGAATATTTTCCAATTGCTTGCTCCAGAGGAACCGAGCAGGAAGATCATTTCTCTCCCTCAGGTGAATTTT ATTGCTCCAGAGGAACCGAGCAGGAGGATCATTTCTCTACCTCAG AAAGGAAGAGAATCGGTTCTCAGTCATACGATGAGATTTTCAACGCTGATCCCGATAACACTCCAGATGCGATCAATAATCTAGAAAAATCCCAGGGGCATGAAACTTATGCATCTTCTGTTAGAAATGTTTCCTTTTGG GTGTGCGCTGCGGTGGCATTTGGCATTGGATTAGGTTTCAAAGATGGACTTGGCAAGGCATCAGAGTTTTTTGCTGG GTATATATTGGAGCAAAGTTTGTCAGTGGACAATCTTTTTGTCTTTGTTCTGATTTTCAAGTACTTCAAAGTGCCCTTTATGTATCAG AATCGTGTACTTTCATATGGTATTGCTGGTGCAGTCGTCTTTCGTTTGACATTGATTCTTCTTGGAGCAGCCACTCTTCAG AGGTTTGAGGCAGTGAACCTGCTACTGGCTGCAATACTCTTATTCTCGTCATTTAAG CTATTTTCCAGTGAAGAAGGCGACACTGACTTATCTGACAACTTTGTAGTGAAGACATGCCAAAGATTTATACCCGTCACAA CTAACTATGACAGTGATCGATTTATAACTGTTCAGAATGATGTCTGGAAA GCCACACCTTTGCTTCTCACAGTGGCAGTTATTGAGCTCAGTGACATAGCATTTGCG GTTGACTCAATACCTGCAGTTTTTGGTGTTACACGGGACCCTTTCATAGTTTTTAGTTCTAATCTCTTCGCCATCTTAG GTTTGAGGTCACTATACACACTTATTTCTGAAGGCATGTCAGATTTGGAGTATTTACAG GGTTTTCTTACATAG